The following proteins come from a genomic window of Purpureocillium takamizusanense chromosome 13, complete sequence:
- a CDS encoding Primary-amine oxidase (EggNog:ENOG503NTVH~COG:Q), translating into MAAPAIQQQQQQQQLPDTTSIPGYIILPDPDENAPQAAAPPRTAVHPLDQLSAVEITTTARLIREHASPQQVKFNCITLREPKKNEYAAFRSRVGPRPERRAFAIVLEQGATSSSSVAEVIVNLTHGRVEDWRAVRNVAPTLTLEDLDVMERIARTDARVVEACAEIGITDMSTVFFDAWAIGVDARWGFERRLQQGLPYWRASPSDNQYAHPLDFTVVADTETEEVLAVDVRRVHGERTAVPPTSHNYLPEFIGEAMYQPRRLKPIDITQPEGVSFEMRGNEIHWAGYKMHIGFNYREGIVLSDVRFADPWQGHRERTLFNRVSVVEMVVPYGHPAPPHHRKHAFDVGEYGSGFMTNSLKLGCDCKGAIHYLDAVLSTNKGQAAVIKNAVCIHEEDNGLLYKHTDFRDASVVSARDRKLVISQIITAANYEYGFYHTFTLDGTYKLEMKLTGMLNTYCLHPSETAAPFGTEVAPGITAHNHQHIFSLRVDPEVDGPNNTVVQSDAVPYEADVGSPENPFGNGFYCRKTPLRTATQGAADYCHETSRAWDIVNPSRLNPSARRPVAYKILNNNCPAALAKPGSTVWRRAAFARKALWVVPYRDYELFPAGDYVCQSTGDEGHEGNLTVLDWSNRDESIEDTDIVCYIQFGLTHFPRTEDFPIMPAEPVSVTLRASNFFEKNPALWVPPSQIKGDDGSSRNAFSETGGSCCGGGSGKKLPSHL; encoded by the exons atggcggccCCTGCGAtacagcaacaacagcagcagcagcagttgcCGGACACGACGTCCATCCCCGGCTACATCATCCTGCCGGACCCGGACGAGAATGCGCCccaggccgctgcgccgccgcggacggccGTCCACCCGCTCG ACCAGCTCTCGGCCGTGGAAATCACCACGACGGCCCGCCTCATCCGCGAGCATGCCAGCCCCCAGCAGGTCAAGTTCAACTGCATCACGCTGCGGGAGCCCAAGAAGAACGAGTACGCAGCGTTCCGGTCGCGCGTGGGCCCGCGTCCCGAGCGGCGGGCCTTTGCCATTGTGCTCGAGCAGGGAGCCACTTCTAGTAGTagcgtcgccgaggtcatcgTCAACCTGACGCACGGCCGGGTCGAGGACTGGCGGGCGGTTCGCAACGtggcgccgacgctgacgctcgaggacctcgacgtcaTGGAGCGCATCGCGCGGACCGACGCCCGCGTGGTCGAGGCGTGCGCCGAGATCGGCATCACCGACATGAGcaccgtcttcttcgacgCGTGGGCCATCGGCGTGGACGCGCGCTGGGGCTtcgagcgccgcctgcagcaggggCTGCCGTactggcgggcgtcgccgagcgaCAACCAGTACGCGCACCCGCTCGACTTTACCGTCGTGGCGGAcacggagacggaggaggtgCTTGCCGTGGACGTGAGGCGCGTACACGGAGAGCgcacggcggtgccgccgacgtcgcaCAACTACCTCCCCGAGTTCATCGGCGAGGCCATGTaccagccgcggcggctcaaGCCCATCGACATCACGCAGCCCGAGGGCGTGTCGTTTGAGATGAGGGGCAACGAGATCCACTGGGCGGGCTACAAGATGCACATTGGCTTCAACTACCGCGAGGGCATCGTGCTGTCCGACGTGCGCTTCGCCGACCCCTGGCAGGGGCACCGCGAGCGCACCCTCTTCAACcgcgtcagcgtcgtcgagatgGTGGTCCCCTACGGGcatcccgcgccgccgcaccaccgcAAGCACGCCTTCGACGTGGGCGAGTACGGCAGCGGCTTCATGACCAACTCGCTCAAGCTCGGGTGCGACTGCAAGGGCGCCATCCActacctcgacgccgtgctgtCCACCAAcaagggccaggccgccgtcatcaagAACGCCGTCTGCATCCACGAGGAGGACAACGGCCTGCTCTACAAGCACACCGACTTCCGCGACGCGAGCGTCGTCTCCGCCCGCGACCGCAAGCTCGTCATCTCCCAgatcatcaccgccgccaactACGAGTACGGCTTCTACCACACCTTTACCCTCGACGGCACCTACAAGCTCGAGATGAAGCTCACGGGCATGCTCAACACCTACTGCCTGCACccgagcgagacggcggccCCGTTCGGCACAGAGGTCGCCCCCGGCATCACCGCGCACAACCACCAGCACATCTTCTCGCTGCGCGTGGACCCCGAGGTCGACGGGCCCAACAACACCGTCGTCCAGAGCGACGCGGTGCCCtacgaggccgacgtgggCTCCCCCGAGAACCCCTTCGGCAACGGCTTCTACTGCCGCAAGACGCCCCTGCGCACCGCCAcccagggcgccgccgactaCTGCCACGAGACGAGCCGCGCCTGGGACATCGTCAACCCCTCGCGCCTCAACCCCTCGGCCAGGCGGCCCGTCGCCTACAAGATCCTCAACAACAActgccccgccgccctggccaagcccggcagcaccgtctggcgccgcgccgcctttgcccgCAAGGCCCTCTGGGTCGTCCCCTACCGCGACTACGAGCTCTTCCCCGCGGGCGACTACGTCTGCCAGTCcaccggcgacgagggccacgaGGGCAACCTGACGGTCCTCGACTGGAGCAACCGCGACGAGAGCATCGAGGACACCGACATTGTCTGCTACATCCAGTTTGGCCTCACCCACTTTCCCCGCACAGAGGACTTTCCCATCatgcccgccgagcccgtgAGCGTCACCCTGCGCGCGAGCAACTTTTTCGAGAAGAACCCCGCCCTGTGGGTGCCGCCCTCGCAGATTAAAGGTGACGATGGCTCCTCGCGCAATGCCTTTTccgagacgggcgggtcgtgctgcggcggcggtagtggCAAGAAGCTGCCGTCTCACCTGTAG
- the ALD2_3 gene encoding mitochondrial aldehyde dehydrogenase (COG:E~EggNog:ENOG503NW4N) codes for MALATKLTAPNGRSFTLPTGLFINNEFVKAASGKRLSSVNPANGKEICTVEAAGAEDVDRAVRAARQAFRSPSWRDMTGASRGALMHRLADLVEQHQETLATIETWDNGKPYGVALHEDLHEVAACLRYYAGWADKIHGQTIPTTSSRRKLAYTLRQPVGVCAQIIPWNYPLAMAAWKLGPALATGNVVVLKPAEQTPLSILYLADLVRRAGFPAGVLNVVNGLGRDAGHALASHRGVDKIAFTGSTPTGREIMKAAATKLNNITLETGGKSPLLVFEDADLEQAARWAYVGIMSNQGQVCTATSRLLVQASVADEFTRALLDVVRAEAKTGDPFAEGTTHGPQVSRAQYDKILGFMERAREQGARCELGGGSAQGEVSTVAGGSASGEGGFFVLPTVFSGVTRDMEVFREEVFGPVVTVTPFRDEEEALALANDSIYGLAAAVFSRDAERSHRVAAALEAGMVWINSSNDSEIQVPFGGVKQSGVGRELGEAGLAAYTEIKAVHVNLGSKL; via the exons ATGGCTCTCGCAACCAAGCTCACGGCGCCGAACGGGCGGTCGTTTACGCTGCCCACCGGTCTCTTCATCAACAATGAGTTTGTCAAGGCCGCGTCTGGCAAGCGGCTGTCCAGCGTGAACCCCGC CAACGGCAAGGAAATCTGCACCGTcgaggcggcaggcgcagAGGACGTCGACCGGGCCgtccgggcggcgcggcaggcgtTCCGGTCCCCCTCGTGGCGCGACATGACGGGGgcctcgcgcggcgcgcTCATGCACAGGCTGGCGGACCTggtcgagcagcaccaggAGACGCTCGCGACCATCGAGACGTGGGACAACGGCAAGCCGTACGGGGTGGCGCTCCACGAGGACCTGCACGAGGTggcggcctgcctgcgctACTACGCGGGCTGGGCGGACAAGATCCACGGGCAGACGAtcccgacgacgtcgtcgaggcgcaaGCTCGCGTACACGCTGCGGCAGCCCGTGGGCGTGTGCGCGCAAATCATCCCCTGGAACTACccgctcgccatggccgcgtgGAAGCTCGGCCCCGCGCTCGCGACgggcaacgtcgtcgtcctcaagCCCGCCGAGCAGACGCCCCTGTCGATCCTGTACCTggccgacctcgtccgccggGCGGGCTTCCCCGCGGGCGTCCTCAACGTCGTCAACGGGCTGGGGCGCGACGCGGGCCACGCGCTGGCGAGccaccgcggcgtcgacaagatTGCTTTCAcgggctcgacgcccacgggcCGCGAGATCATgaaggccgcggcgacgaagctGAATAACATCACGctcgagacgggcggcaagtcgccgctgctcgtcttcgaggacgcggacctcgagcaggccgccagGTGGGCCTACGTCGGCATCATGAGCAACCAGGGGCAGGTGtgcacggcgacgtcgcgccTCCTGGTGCaggcgtcggtggcggacGAGTTcacgcgcgcgctgctcgacgtggtgcgcgccgaggccaagacgggGGACCCGTTCGCCGAGGGGACGACACATGGGCCGCAGGTGTCGCGCGCGCAGTACGACAAGATCTTGGGGTTCAtggagcgggcgagggagCAGGGCGCGCGTTGCGAGCTAGGCGGCGGGTcggcgcagggcgaggtCTCGACCGTGGCAGGCGGGAGCGCGAGCGGAgagggcggcttcttcgtgCTGCCGACCGTGTTCTCGGGCGTGACCCGGGACATGGAGGTGTTCCGCGAGGAGGTCTTCGGCCCGGTCGTCACGGTGACGCCCTTcagggacgaggaggaggcgctggcgctcgccaaCGACAGCATCtacgggctggcggcggccgtcttcAGCCGGGACGCGGAGCGGTCGCAccgcgtggcggcggcgctcgaggccggcatggTGTGGATCAACTCGAGCAACGACTCGGAGATCCAGGTGCCCTTTGGCGGCGTCAAGCAGAGCGGCGTGGGccgcgagctgggcgaggccgggctggccgcGTACACGGAGATTAAGGCGGTTCACGTGAACCTGGGGTCGAAGCTGTAG
- a CDS encoding uncharacterized protein (COG:E~EggNog:ENOG503NZAG~TransMembrane:10 (i91-110o122-144i172-197o217-239i251-271o336-358i440-458o464-487i499-523o535-554i)): protein MDRVKIQLAGPSSAGAMSSSGGGNNVDNMNSGGIGGDDNNNNAVHAMHPTTSNTNMSDLGPSKTLDTLDQAVRDANDLAALGHAQSLSRKFSIWSMLALAFCVLGTWSTMAQGLTNGLTNGGPVAILWGLCLVTFCNTCVAVSLGELCSSMPTALGQAYWIAQLWNTPAGRFASYLCAWINTFGWWTLTASQIAFMTDFLLAMKVMFDEDWDGAAKGWLRFLVYVAMTAAFTLFNHLACRKDAVLPVFNKFVGVWFVALFFAFGLALPISVATKPDLSFQRASFVFGKWLNQTGWSDGVTWFLGLVQGAYGLTAFDSVIHMVEEIPAPRRNAPRTMYLAVLFGALSGFLFMIVCLFCIQDIDRLMDSPTGIPFIEITQSTVGPTGAGVLIGLFVFNGVGQGISVLTSSSRLTWSFARDGGIPFGAYFAHVDPVWKVPGRALWLQAGIIALVGVLYLFANTVLQAILSVSTIALTVSYAMPILTLALVGRGKLPRGEFSLGGFGPTVNWISIVYCVVTTVFFFFPTNPSPAPSDMNYAIAVFGVMMVVAVGFWFIQGRKTFMEISEMTEHILYAQTATEGEVSTEAETIVVAQGADFKKTGP, encoded by the coding sequence ATGGACCGAGTCAAAATCCAGCTTGCCGGaccctcctccgccggcgccatgagcagcagcggcggcggcaataATGTCGACAACATgaacagcggcggcatcggcggtgatgataacaacaacaatgcCGTCCACGCCATGCATcccaccaccagcaacacCAACATGAGCGACCTCGGCCCCTCCAAGACGCTCGACACGCTCGACCAGGCCGTccgcgacgccaacgacctcgccgccctcgggcacGCGCAGTCGCTCTCGCGCAAGTTCTCCATCTGGTCCatgctcgccctcgccttctgCGTCCTCGGCACCTGGTCCACCATGGCGCAGGGCCTCACCAACGGCCTCACCAACGGCGggcccgtcgccatcctctgGGGCCTCTGCCTCGTCACCTTTTGCAACAcgtgcgtcgccgtctccctcggcgagctctgcagcagcatgcccaccgccctcggccaggccTACTGGATCGCCCAGCTCTGGAACACGCCCGCCGGTCGCTTCGCCAGCTACCTCTGCGCCTGGATCAACACCTTCGGCTGGTGGACCCTCACCGCCAGCCAGATCGCCTTCATGACCgacttcctcctcgccatgaAGGTCATGTTCGACGAGGACtgggacggcgccgccaagggctGGCTGCGGTTCCTCGTCTACGtcgccatgacggccgccttcACCCTCTTCAACCACCTCGCCTGCCGTAAGGACGCCGTCCTCCCCGTCTTCAACAAGTTTGTCGGCGTCTGGTTCGTcgccctcttcttcgcctttggcctcgccctgcccATCAGCGTCGCCACCAAGCCCGACCTGTCCTTCCAGAGGGCCAGCTTTGTCTTCGGCAAGTGGCTCAACCAGACGGGCTGGTCCGACGGCGTCACCTggttcctcggcctcgtccagggcGCCTACGGCCTCACCGCCTTCGACTCCGTCATCCACATGGTCGAGGAGatccccgcgccgcgccgcaacGCCCCGCGCACCATGTACCTGGCCGTGCTGTTTGGCGCCCTCTCGGGCTTCCTCTTCATGATTGTCTGCCTCTTTTGCATCCAGGACATTGACCGGCTCATGGACTCGCCCACGGGCATCCCCTTTATCGAAATCACCCAGTCCACCGTCGGCccgacgggcgccggcgtcctcatcggcctcttcgtcttcaacggcgtcggccagggcatcAGCGTCctgacctcgtcgtcgcgcctcaCCTGGAGCttcgcccgcgacggcggcatccccTTTGGCGCCTACTTTGCCCACGTCGACCCCGTCTGGAAGGtccccggccgcgccctctGGCTGCAggccggcatcatcgccctcgtcggcgtcctctaCCTCTTCGCCAACACCGTCCTGCAGGCCATCCTCAGCGTCAGCACCATCGCCCTGACCGTCTCCTACGCCATGCCCATCCtgaccctcgccctcgtcggccgcggcaagCTGCCCCGCGGAGAGTTCTCCctgggcggcttcggcccCACCGTCAACTGGATCTCCATCGTCTACtgcgtcgtcaccaccgtcttcttcttcttccccaCGAACCCGAGCCCCGCCCCCAGCGACATGAACTACGCCATTGCCGTGTTCGGCGTCATGatggtcgtcgccgtcggcttcTGGTTCATCCAGGGCCGCAAGACGTTCATGGAGATTAGCGAGATGACCGAGCACATCTTGTACGCGCAGACGGCTACCGAGGGCGAGGTGTCGACCGAGGCGGAGACTATTGTTGTGGCGCAGGGTGCGGACTTTAAGAAGACGGGCCCTTAG